Proteins co-encoded in one Christiangramia fulva genomic window:
- a CDS encoding TrkH family potassium uptake protein codes for MLRSIIRQIASLQILLGIVMIIPGIVSVIYREWYSLLGFVISGLIVSGIGFLIYKSLKGAPDPAHKESLIIAALGWLMIIILGGVPYFIIAHITPLNVMQSFVPLGETYVSSLMNFRNPLHCIFESTSAFTTTGLTMAYHEPSVGYSVLFYRSFSQWVGGAGFIVMALAIFKQIPGQSAVLLYGSEASGTKVRSNVIQTARAIWKVYLLVTAFSFLFIFIGTYFILPDYPLGRNIFDAVNHSMAGQSTGGFSVLDDSIAGYHSAKMDALFILPMLLGGMSIPFLFRIIFLKDFKEFWYDIQTRAILLASILGSVVLSLFLIGSGGVVSPWREGIFQFISALTTTGWQTSAIGSWDDAPVLFIVVTAMVVGGAAGATVGGIKIIRALLLQKGLRWHINKIFLSKNTVKTIKFNGKLLLPNEMNRELAKTGMFVLMYLLFVFISTIVTLYLMKGDFGLADALFESASAQGTVGLSSGITDPSMSSGLELVYIFQMWSGRIEIIPILVVIRLFLYGMKPRKI; via the coding sequence ATGTTGCGAAGTATAATTAGACAAATTGCAAGCCTCCAAATATTACTTGGAATCGTAATGATTATCCCGGGAATCGTTTCTGTTATATATAGAGAATGGTACTCTCTCCTGGGATTTGTAATTTCTGGTCTTATAGTTAGTGGTATAGGTTTTCTAATATATAAAAGTCTTAAAGGTGCACCTGATCCTGCACATAAGGAATCTCTGATAATTGCAGCACTAGGTTGGCTTATGATCATCATTTTAGGCGGAGTACCCTATTTTATTATTGCTCATATAACACCCTTAAATGTGATGCAATCTTTCGTGCCTTTGGGAGAGACTTATGTTTCAAGTTTAATGAATTTCAGAAATCCTTTACATTGTATTTTTGAGAGTACCAGTGCCTTTACCACTACAGGTTTAACTATGGCATACCATGAGCCTTCAGTGGGGTATTCCGTATTATTTTATAGATCTTTTTCTCAATGGGTGGGTGGTGCAGGCTTTATTGTCATGGCATTGGCTATTTTCAAGCAAATCCCAGGGCAATCTGCTGTTTTATTATATGGTTCTGAAGCTAGCGGAACAAAAGTTCGAAGTAATGTCATCCAAACCGCCAGGGCAATTTGGAAGGTTTACCTCCTGGTAACTGCGTTTTCTTTCCTGTTTATTTTTATAGGAACTTATTTTATTTTACCAGATTATCCTTTGGGAAGGAATATTTTTGATGCTGTTAATCACTCGATGGCTGGCCAATCCACTGGCGGTTTCAGCGTATTGGATGATAGCATTGCTGGTTACCATTCAGCAAAAATGGATGCCTTATTTATTCTCCCAATGCTACTTGGAGGGATGTCTATTCCTTTTTTATTCAGAATTATCTTTTTGAAAGATTTTAAAGAGTTCTGGTATGATATACAAACGCGGGCTATCCTTTTGGCAAGTATTCTTGGAAGTGTTGTACTCTCTCTTTTTTTAATTGGCTCGGGTGGAGTTGTTTCGCCCTGGCGAGAAGGCATCTTTCAGTTTATAAGCGCTTTGACCACGACTGGCTGGCAAACTTCTGCCATTGGCTCCTGGGATGATGCTCCTGTGCTTTTTATTGTGGTCACTGCAATGGTGGTAGGTGGTGCCGCCGGTGCTACGGTTGGCGGAATTAAAATTATAAGGGCTCTATTACTTCAAAAGGGATTGAGATGGCATATCAATAAAATCTTTTTAAGTAAGAACACTGTAAAAACAATAAAATTCAACGGCAAATTACTCTTACCTAATGAAATGAACAGAGAGCTTGCCAAAACAGGTATGTTCGTTTTGATGTACCTTTTGTTTGTCTTCATTTCTACTATAGTCACTCTTTACTTAATGAAAGGAGATTTTGGGCTTGCAGATGCCCTTTTTGAATCTGCGTCGGCTCAGGGAACAGTTGGACTCTCCTCGGGGATTACAGATCCGTCAATGTCCAGTGGTTTGGAATTGGTATATATTTTTCAAATGTGGAGCGGGAGAATAGAAATTATTCCCATTTTAGTCGTAATACGGTTGTTTTTATACGGAATGAAACCTAGAAAAATTTAG
- a CDS encoding sigma-54-dependent transcriptional regulator — MKKTILIIDDEKDILNMLSRIIELEGYNVFKAPTGKEAIKLFKKERIHVVITDVKLPDISGIELVNTFKEINKAAEIICLTAYGKIEDGVKAIKQGAFDYLVKGDDNKKILPLLSKAYDKAELQYKILRLKSQISEQFGFNRIIGSSKPLKNAIEMAKRVAPMDTTVLILGPTGSGKEVFSRAIHSESNRATESFLAINCSALGKDLLESELFGHKAGAFTGAIKDKPGLFEEAHLGTILLDEIGEMDLELQAKLLRFLEEGTFIPLGESREKKVDVRVISATNKNLQKAVEEGAFREDLYYRLSVFTIDLPGLDQRKKDIPALANYFVKNISLKANKNIKTVSKDFIQALQEHHWKGNIRELRNIIERSIILANEEKLTADLLPFDFLLNSNPGLSTGLYKLKDVEKEHIRNLLKYTKGNKTKTAELLDIGLTTLYNKVKEYELE; from the coding sequence ATGAAAAAGACCATTCTTATTATTGACGATGAAAAGGATATTCTTAATATGCTTTCCAGAATTATTGAACTTGAAGGATACAATGTCTTCAAAGCACCGACAGGTAAGGAGGCTATAAAATTATTCAAAAAGGAAAGAATTCATGTAGTGATTACCGATGTTAAATTACCCGATATTTCAGGGATTGAATTGGTAAATACGTTTAAAGAGATCAATAAGGCAGCAGAGATCATTTGTCTTACTGCGTATGGCAAGATTGAAGATGGGGTAAAGGCCATAAAACAGGGAGCCTTTGACTATCTGGTAAAGGGAGATGATAATAAGAAAATCCTGCCACTTCTAAGCAAGGCCTATGATAAAGCCGAATTACAGTACAAAATTTTACGACTTAAATCTCAAATTTCCGAACAATTTGGTTTTAATAGAATCATAGGTAGCTCCAAACCTTTAAAAAATGCCATTGAAATGGCAAAAAGGGTAGCTCCAATGGACACCACAGTTCTAATATTAGGTCCAACCGGGTCTGGTAAAGAGGTGTTTTCAAGAGCAATCCATTCTGAAAGTAATAGAGCAACAGAAAGTTTTTTAGCCATTAATTGCAGTGCTCTTGGGAAGGATCTTCTTGAAAGTGAACTTTTTGGCCATAAAGCGGGGGCTTTTACCGGAGCTATTAAAGATAAACCAGGCCTGTTTGAAGAGGCTCATTTAGGAACCATATTACTAGATGAAATTGGTGAAATGGATCTTGAACTTCAGGCGAAGCTTTTGCGTTTTCTTGAGGAAGGAACCTTTATTCCGCTTGGAGAATCGCGGGAGAAAAAAGTAGATGTTAGAGTGATATCTGCGACGAATAAGAATCTTCAAAAAGCAGTAGAAGAGGGAGCTTTTAGAGAAGATCTTTATTATCGCCTTTCAGTCTTTACTATTGATTTACCAGGCCTGGATCAACGAAAAAAAGATATTCCAGCTTTAGCCAATTACTTTGTTAAAAATATTAGCCTAAAAGCTAATAAAAATATTAAAACAGTCTCCAAGGACTTTATTCAGGCCCTTCAAGAGCATCATTGGAAGGGAAATATTAGGGAATTGCGAAATATTATTGAACGCTCCATCATTCTAGCTAATGAGGAAAAACTTACCGCTGATTTGCTTCCATTTGATTTTCTTTTAAACAGCAATCCTGGACTTTCTACTGGTCTCTATAAATTAAAGGATGTTGAAAAAGAACATATTCGGAATCTCCTAAAATACACGAAAGGAAATAAAACAAAAACTGCAGAACTTTTAGATATTGGTCTTACTACTCTTTACAATAAGGTTAAAGAATATGAGCTAGAATAA
- a CDS encoding site-specific integrase: MKSTASITLRKKANKNGLYPLAIRITKFRRSAYLYIGHYIDLKYWDEAKCLVKKSHPYATRLNSLLLIKLAETNKFLLELQSEGKDYSANQIKKEITYKNGNSNFFDVADAHLNELKINSKFGRHSVDKAVIGHIRRFHKSNLLSFQDLDENLLKKYMAYLRNTPKISERTIANHLVLIRLLFNKAIRKGMVDRKFYPFGRDKIKIKFPEAGKIGLTREEIKKIEKMEDLTKEEHHARNVWLFSFYLAGIRIADVLKVRWSDIYDNRIHYTMNKNSKLVSLQLPDKVHGILKDYIKDKRDENDYIFPELKVVSSKDKKKLFDKSKRANRNINAHLTNIASRAGINKKLSMHIARHSFGHIAGDKIPIQMLQKLYRHSSVTTTMMYQSYFINNETDKALNSIVDF; encoded by the coding sequence ATGAAATCTACTGCCTCTATTACTCTTAGAAAAAAAGCAAATAAAAATGGCCTTTATCCCCTAGCTATCAGGATCACAAAATTTAGAAGATCGGCATATCTATACATTGGGCATTATATTGATTTAAAATACTGGGATGAGGCCAAATGTTTGGTAAAAAAAAGCCATCCATATGCAACACGGTTAAATAGTCTATTGCTAATTAAATTAGCAGAGACTAATAAATTTCTTCTTGAATTGCAATCCGAAGGAAAGGATTACTCTGCTAATCAGATTAAAAAAGAAATTACTTATAAAAATGGTAACAGTAATTTTTTCGATGTTGCAGATGCACATCTGAATGAACTTAAAATCAATAGTAAATTTGGAAGACATTCTGTAGATAAAGCAGTTATTGGACATATAAGGCGGTTTCATAAATCAAACCTGTTATCCTTCCAGGATTTGGATGAAAATCTCCTTAAAAAATATATGGCCTACCTAAGGAATACTCCAAAGATTTCAGAACGGACCATTGCTAACCATTTGGTGCTCATTCGGCTTTTATTTAACAAGGCTATCCGAAAGGGCATGGTTGATCGCAAATTCTATCCTTTTGGCAGAGATAAGATAAAAATAAAATTTCCTGAAGCAGGGAAGATTGGATTAACCCGGGAGGAGATAAAAAAAATAGAGAAAATGGAAGACCTTACAAAGGAAGAGCATCATGCTCGAAATGTTTGGCTTTTTAGTTTTTATCTTGCCGGAATCCGCATAGCAGATGTTTTGAAAGTCCGCTGGAGTGATATTTATGATAATAGGATTCATTATACAATGAACAAAAATTCTAAACTAGTCTCACTACAGCTACCCGATAAAGTTCATGGGATTTTAAAAGATTACATAAAAGATAAGAGAGATGAAAATGATTATATTTTTCCAGAATTAAAAGTGGTAAGCTCTAAGGATAAGAAGAAACTATTTGACAAGTCTAAACGGGCAAATAGAAATATCAATGCTCACTTAACCAATATTGCCTCAAGAGCTGGGATTAATAAAAAGTTAAGTATGCATATTGCCCGTCACAGTTTTGGCCATATTGCGGGGGATAAGATTCCAATCCAAATGCTTCAAAAATTATACAGACATTCCTCAGTTACCACCACTATGATGTATCAGTCTTATTTTATAAATAATGAAACAGATAAAGCATTAAATAGTATTGTTGATTTTTGA
- a CDS encoding potassium channel family protein: MNIIIIGSGRTGKHVIESAIQDKNEVCVIEKNKERANQIASTYDCVVIHGDATHLNVLNEANEVQADAIIVTTDDDAVNALVILLAKQLKIKRLVSSVNNDDLLPVFEQLGIDTVESPYRLNGKYLYRAVQGPGVKEFLDLGDGFELLEMLIEKGSQIENMYIKDMMNEKILPADTRVVLIKRNNRILVPEGDTKVVQNDLLVLLSRKDDVEAVSKIFK; encoded by the coding sequence ATGAATATAATAATAATTGGTTCTGGCAGAACCGGAAAGCATGTTATAGAATCTGCGATCCAGGATAAGAATGAAGTTTGTGTAATTGAAAAAAATAAGGAAAGGGCTAATCAAATTGCTTCAACCTATGATTGTGTAGTAATTCATGGAGATGCCACTCATTTAAATGTTTTAAATGAAGCGAACGAAGTACAGGCAGATGCCATTATTGTTACCACTGACGATGATGCTGTAAATGCCCTGGTTATCTTACTGGCAAAACAACTAAAGATCAAAAGGCTGGTGAGCTCTGTGAACAACGATGATCTTTTACCCGTTTTCGAGCAACTCGGGATAGATACAGTAGAAAGCCCTTACAGACTTAATGGTAAATACCTTTACCGAGCAGTTCAAGGTCCCGGGGTGAAAGAATTCCTTGACCTGGGGGATGGCTTTGAGCTTTTGGAAATGCTGATTGAAAAAGGCTCGCAAATAGAAAATATGTACATCAAAGATATGATGAACGAAAAAATTCTTCCAGCAGATACACGGGTAGTTTTGATAAAACGTAACAACAGGATTTTGGTGCCGGAAGGAGATACTAAAGTTGTTCAAAACGACCTCCTTGTATTATTGTCAAGAAAAGATGATGTTGAGGCCGTAAGTAAGATATTCAAATAG